A DNA window from Desulforegula conservatrix Mb1Pa contains the following coding sequences:
- a CDS encoding DegT/DnrJ/EryC1/StrS family aminotransferase — protein sequence MPGFEIFGDEERKEVLDVLDTGVLMRYNFDGPRKGIWKAKEFEENLCTRLGVKHAHLCSSGTSALCVALAACGIGAGDEVIVPPFTFVATIEAILFAGAIPVFADIDDTLCLAPAAVEKTITSKTKAVVPVHMCGAMARIDELKSICDKNGIILIEDACQAVGGTFKGKSLGSFGKMGCFSFDYVKTITCGEGGAAITDDDDLYFRAHAFADHGHDHIGSDRGKEDHILVGTNYRISELNAAVGVAQLRKLDTILDVQRKNKKAIKNALSTISEVTFRNIPDPEGDSATFLAFFLPTEARAREISQALASAGVDGCFYWYDNNWHYIKKWDHIRTLSGGGKMPQADMENVKDYKTLSLPVSDSIISRTICLQIKLGWTKEEIDSRISKILNVFGK from the coding sequence ATGCCGGGTTTTGAAATTTTTGGAGATGAAGAAAGAAAAGAAGTCTTGGACGTTCTGGATACAGGCGTTCTAATGAGATATAATTTTGATGGCCCAAGAAAGGGAATATGGAAGGCAAAGGAATTTGAAGAAAACCTCTGTACCCGTCTTGGAGTTAAACACGCTCATCTTTGCTCAAGCGGAACATCTGCCCTGTGTGTTGCCCTCGCTGCCTGCGGGATAGGCGCGGGTGACGAGGTCATTGTTCCTCCATTTACGTTTGTAGCTACAATCGAAGCCATTCTTTTTGCAGGCGCAATCCCTGTTTTTGCAGACATCGACGACACTTTGTGTCTTGCCCCGGCAGCTGTTGAAAAAACGATCACTTCAAAAACAAAGGCTGTGGTTCCTGTTCATATGTGCGGTGCAATGGCAAGGATCGACGAGCTTAAATCAATCTGCGACAAAAATGGAATAATACTCATTGAAGACGCTTGCCAGGCAGTGGGGGGAACATTCAAAGGAAAGAGCCTTGGCAGTTTCGGAAAAATGGGCTGCTTTTCCTTTGATTATGTAAAAACAATAACCTGCGGAGAGGGCGGAGCAGCAATAACTGATGATGATGATCTTTATTTTAGGGCACATGCCTTTGCAGATCATGGACATGACCACATAGGCAGCGATCGCGGCAAGGAAGATCATATTCTTGTTGGAACAAACTACAGAATCAGTGAGCTTAACGCTGCTGTCGGCGTTGCACAGCTAAGAAAGCTTGATACGATTCTTGATGTTCAGAGAAAGAATAAAAAGGCAATCAAGAATGCTCTCTCAACAATATCAGAAGTAACTTTCAGAAACATACCTGACCCTGAAGGAGATTCTGCAACATTTCTTGCTTTTTTTCTCCCAACAGAAGCAAGGGCGAGGGAAATATCCCAGGCTCTTGCCAGCGCAGGAGTGGACGGATGCTTTTACTGGTATGATAACAACTGGCACTATATTAAAAAATGGGATCATATCAGAACACTTTCTGGTGGAGGTAAAATGCCCCAGGCTGACATGGAGAATGTAAAGGATTACAAAACTCTTAGTCTGCCTGTTTCTGACTCTATTATATCACGAACTATCTGCCTTCAGATAAAGCTTGGGTGGACAAAGGAAGAGATTGATTCGAGAATCTCAAAGATTTTGAATGTTTTCGGTAAGTAA
- a CDS encoding PSP1 domain-containing protein has product MIRIAGIRFKTAGRIYNFDSADFVLKMNDKVIVDTDQGSGLGYVATLPHEIEALLPGFPPLKPILRIAEEEDLEQLARNSEMEKQAFKYCKQKGMELGLEMNLFHVESSFDGTKLVFFFTADGRVDFRLLVKELVKEFRARIEMRQVGIRNRSKILGGLGRCGRELCCSSYLEEFDPVSIRMAKEQGLSLNPTKISGVCGRLMCCLTYENEAYIHLKENFPKIGKAVMTPQGKGKVTRHNAIGGRIAVRLDDDGMEIELKMDEISNKQEVQND; this is encoded by the coding sequence ATGATCAGGATAGCAGGAATCCGGTTTAAAACAGCCGGAAGAATATATAATTTTGATAGCGCTGACTTTGTTCTTAAAATGAATGACAAAGTCATTGTTGACACTGACCAGGGATCAGGGCTCGGTTATGTGGCTACGTTGCCTCATGAGATAGAAGCTCTGCTGCCAGGGTTCCCGCCACTTAAACCAATACTCAGAATAGCGGAAGAAGAGGATCTCGAGCAGCTTGCAAGAAACAGCGAAATGGAGAAACAGGCATTCAAGTATTGCAAGCAGAAAGGCATGGAGCTTGGCCTTGAAATGAATCTTTTCCATGTTGAAAGTTCTTTTGACGGCACCAAACTTGTATTTTTCTTCACGGCAGACGGTCGTGTGGATTTCAGGCTGCTTGTCAAAGAACTTGTCAAGGAGTTCAGGGCAAGAATAGAAATGCGTCAGGTAGGAATAAGAAACAGATCAAAGATACTTGGCGGATTAGGAAGATGCGGACGTGAACTATGCTGCTCTTCATACCTTGAGGAGTTTGATCCTGTTTCCATAAGAATGGCCAAGGAACAGGGTCTTTCCCTTAATCCCACCAAAATATCCGGTGTATGCGGCAGGCTTATGTGCTGTCTTACTTATGAGAATGAGGCTTATATACATCTCAAGGAAAATTTTCCAAAGATAGGCAAAGCTGTAATGACTCCCCAGGGCAAGGGCAAGGTGACAAGGCACAACGCCATTGGAGGCAGGATTGCGGTAAGGCTTGATGACGACGGTATGGAAATTGAGTTAAAGATGGATGAGATTTCAAATAAACAGGAAGTACAGAATGACTAA
- the metG gene encoding methionine--tRNA ligase, with translation MTKSFYITTPIYYVNAKPHLGHAYTTIAADTAARFHSMKGEDVYFLTGTDEHGDKIVKAAAKENQTASEYADKISKLFSDLWPGLSISNDDFIRTTEDRHKRVVNYILQKLFDAGEIYYSEYEGLYCFGCEQFYNERDLVDGKCPDHKEEPAVIKESNYFFKMSKYQEWLIDHIKSNPDFIRPERYKNEVLAFLREPLEDLCISRPKTRLEWGIPLPFDDKYVTYVWFDALVNYISALGYPDDPKFEKYWAASNHIVAKDIIKPHGIYWPTMLKAAGIPMYKSLNVHGYWNVSDAKMSKSLGNVIDPMHMKDVYGVDAFRFFLMREMSFGLDSSFSEDAMINRINSDLANDLGNLVSRVVTMCHKYFDGIVPDGRDEDLNPKSDFNLRVSAEKAVAEYEESMEKFAFHKGLASAWEFISHMNKYVDASAPWDLAKHDSTKGALKKVIYNLLEGLRITAGLIYPVMPSCSAILNDHLGLGSEENYFHLENLKKWGVLEPGQKIMKSIRLFPRIEKEVKEEEPVDMPVKLDPPLKPDITIDDFMKVDFRVATVLSAEPVPKAQKLLKLEIDMGEKRTIVAGVSQAYTPEELIGKQVIIVANLKPAKLMGITSQGMMLASISNDGSSVITLDRPVKPGAQVK, from the coding sequence ATGACTAAGTCTTTTTATATAACCACTCCAATTTATTATGTTAATGCCAAGCCCCATCTTGGGCATGCTTATACGACCATAGCAGCTGACACAGCAGCACGTTTTCATTCAATGAAGGGTGAGGATGTATATTTTCTAACCGGAACAGACGAACACGGAGATAAGATAGTCAAGGCTGCTGCCAAAGAGAATCAGACAGCAAGTGAATATGCTGATAAGATCAGTAAGCTTTTCAGTGATTTGTGGCCAGGCCTTTCCATATCCAATGATGATTTCATCAGGACGACTGAAGATAGGCATAAAAGAGTCGTGAATTATATTCTTCAGAAACTATTTGATGCTGGCGAAATCTATTATAGCGAATACGAAGGCTTGTACTGCTTTGGATGTGAACAGTTTTATAATGAACGTGACCTTGTTGACGGGAAATGTCCTGATCACAAGGAAGAGCCTGCGGTAATCAAGGAATCCAATTATTTTTTTAAAATGAGCAAATATCAGGAATGGCTGATTGATCATATCAAATCAAATCCTGATTTTATAAGGCCTGAAAGATATAAGAATGAAGTGCTTGCATTTTTAAGGGAGCCACTTGAAGACCTTTGCATCTCAAGGCCAAAAACAAGACTTGAGTGGGGAATACCTCTCCCATTTGATGATAAATATGTGACCTATGTATGGTTTGATGCGCTTGTTAATTATATTTCCGCGCTTGGTTATCCTGATGATCCAAAATTTGAAAAATACTGGGCTGCTTCAAATCATATAGTTGCAAAAGACATCATAAAACCCCACGGAATCTACTGGCCCACAATGCTCAAGGCGGCAGGGATTCCAATGTATAAGAGTCTAAATGTGCATGGCTATTGGAATGTATCTGATGCCAAGATGTCAAAGAGTCTGGGCAATGTCATTGATCCCATGCATATGAAGGATGTCTACGGAGTAGATGCGTTCAGGTTTTTCCTCATGCGGGAGATGTCCTTTGGTCTCGATTCCAGCTTCTCAGAAGACGCGATGATAAACCGCATCAATTCGGATCTTGCCAATGATCTCGGTAACCTTGTTAGCCGAGTGGTTACAATGTGCCACAAGTATTTTGACGGCATAGTTCCTGACGGCAGGGATGAGGATCTTAATCCGAAAAGTGATTTCAATCTCAGAGTGTCTGCTGAAAAAGCAGTAGCTGAGTATGAAGAGTCAATGGAAAAATTTGCTTTTCATAAAGGTCTTGCGTCAGCCTGGGAATTCATCAGTCATATGAATAAATATGTCGATGCCTCTGCACCCTGGGATCTTGCAAAGCATGATTCCACAAAAGGAGCGCTTAAAAAGGTCATATACAATCTCCTCGAAGGTCTCAGAATTACAGCAGGCCTTATTTATCCAGTAATGCCTTCTTGTTCAGCCATATTGAACGACCATCTTGGACTTGGTTCAGAAGAGAATTATTTCCATCTTGAAAATTTGAAAAAGTGGGGAGTGCTTGAGCCTGGGCAGAAAATAATGAAGTCCATCAGGCTGTTTCCTAGAATAGAGAAAGAAGTCAAGGAAGAAGAGCCTGTTGATATGCCTGTTAAGCTTGATCCGCCTTTGAAGCCGGATATCACGATTGATGATTTCATGAAGGTTGATTTCAGGGTTGCCACGGTTCTGAGCGCAGAGCCTGTACCAAAAGCCCAGAAGCTTTTGAAGCTCGAAATAGATATGGGTGAAAAAAGAACCATTGTGGCTGGCGTTTCCCAGGCCTATACACCTGAAGAACTGATTGGAAAACAGGTTATAATCGTCGCAAATTTGAAACCTGCCAAGCTCATGGGAATAACATCCCAGGGCATGATGCTGGCAAGTATTTCCAATGATGGATCATCGGTAATCACTCTTGACCGACCTGTAAAGCCAGGGGCTCAGGTAAAGTAG
- a CDS encoding nucleotidyltransferase family protein: MKAFLLAAGLGTRLRPYTDTIPKCLMPICGRPLLGIWLDHLKAHGITEVLINTHHLADKVSDFIASENFGNLKIYLVHEDNLLGSAGTVLNNRSFISDDSPFIIIYADNLTNVDLTGLVDFHKKISLKGAVFTMGLIRAPEPKRCGIVTINNDMLITDFTEKPENPASDLANCGIYVTDRRVFDFFPDSMPDSGILDFGFDIIPFLKGKMYGHHVNGYLRDIGTLESYRLACDEWISIMEENSKTEGSRK; this comes from the coding sequence ATGAAGGCTTTTCTCCTTGCAGCAGGTCTTGGGACAAGACTCAGGCCTTATACCGACACAATACCAAAATGCCTTATGCCAATCTGTGGCAGGCCGCTTCTGGGAATCTGGCTGGATCATCTTAAAGCCCACGGGATAACAGAGGTTCTTATAAACACTCACCATCTTGCAGATAAGGTGTCTGATTTTATTGCATCTGAAAATTTCGGCAACTTAAAGATTTATCTCGTGCACGAAGACAATCTTCTTGGAAGCGCGGGAACTGTTTTGAATAACAGATCCTTCATCTCGGATGATTCTCCTTTTATTATCATATATGCAGACAATTTAACCAATGTTGATCTGACTGGTCTTGTTGATTTTCATAAAAAGATATCTCTAAAAGGGGCTGTTTTCACCATGGGACTGATCAGGGCTCCTGAGCCTAAGAGATGCGGCATAGTTACCATAAATAATGATATGCTGATTACGGATTTTACGGAAAAACCTGAGAATCCTGCATCTGATTTGGCCAATTGCGGTATATACGTCACTGATCGTCGTGTTTTTGATTTTTTCCCGGATAGTATGCCTGATTCAGGAATTCTTGATTTTGGGTTTGATATTATTCCATTCCTTAAGGGAAAGATGTATGGACACCATGTAAATGGCTACCTTAGGGATATCGGAACTCTGGAAAGTTATCGTTTAGCCTGTGATGAATGGATCTCAATCATGGAAGAAAACTCTAAAACCGAAGGTTCCCGAAAATAA
- a CDS encoding penicillin-binding transpeptidase domain-containing protein, with protein sequence MRKNLANAGWRSRQTYYKKQQKSAQTRKKILRTVILIPAFCIVVYAAVSGVINLFAKFHTKKEKPPEVAEVKKIETTAKPAVSSGAIPSEAQASKAEVKTDASQPEKSITDSDKKTEETADASQAPLIKPLSGSYEKKDLYKFLGQPGFSSFQTPNFEVQHGPSKITVKTTINNNLQTFLTESIDSVKNLRQGKPRYFGIVAMDPSTGKILGMGGFDGDAESKGICPGNLYPAASVFKIITAAAAVESKGFTPGTQMLFHGNKYTLYKSQVNDSRDRYATKITLNDSFAQSINPVFGKIGSQYLSKEVLASYGNSLGFNKKFDFELPLQQSFLEISGDKFHQAEIASGYNRDTKISPIHGAMIASAVINEGRLPEPYLVEQISNEKGELIYQASPKLGEQVISPETANTLKQLMESTVSKGTGKKSFAGSENDVVLKSLDMGGKTGSIDNPTHEVRFDWFVGFAKSDEGKKVAVAIVVGHEKFIGTKASRYARMIFRRYFQPGNT encoded by the coding sequence TTGCGTAAAAATCTTGCGAATGCCGGATGGAGATCCAGGCAGACTTATTATAAAAAGCAGCAGAAATCTGCACAGACCAGGAAAAAGATTCTCAGAACAGTGATTCTTATTCCTGCTTTCTGTATTGTTGTATATGCGGCTGTCAGCGGAGTTATTAATCTTTTTGCCAAGTTTCATACTAAAAAAGAAAAACCGCCTGAAGTTGCAGAAGTCAAAAAAATAGAAACTACCGCAAAACCGGCGGTTTCTTCAGGTGCTATTCCTTCAGAGGCCCAGGCTTCCAAGGCTGAGGTTAAAACTGATGCATCTCAGCCAGAGAAATCAATAACTGATTCTGATAAAAAAACTGAAGAAACAGCAGATGCTTCTCAGGCTCCGCTCATTAAGCCTTTGAGTGGCAGCTATGAGAAAAAGGATCTGTATAAATTTCTTGGACAGCCAGGTTTCTCATCTTTTCAGACTCCTAATTTTGAAGTCCAGCATGGCCCTTCAAAAATAACTGTCAAGACCACTATTAATAATAATTTACAGACTTTTCTTACCGAATCCATTGATAGCGTAAAGAATTTAAGGCAGGGGAAGCCAAGGTATTTCGGAATTGTTGCAATGGATCCATCAACCGGTAAAATACTTGGCATGGGCGGTTTTGACGGTGATGCCGAAAGCAAGGGAATCTGCCCCGGCAATCTGTATCCAGCTGCAAGTGTTTTCAAAATTATAACAGCTGCTGCCGCAGTCGAGTCAAAGGGGTTCACTCCAGGCACACAGATGCTGTTTCATGGCAACAAATATACCTTGTATAAGTCCCAGGTTAATGATTCAAGGGACAGATATGCTACCAAAATTACTTTGAACGATTCATTTGCACAATCAATTAATCCGGTTTTTGGGAAAATAGGCAGTCAATACCTTAGTAAAGAAGTGCTCGCCTCATATGGCAATTCACTTGGATTTAACAAGAAATTTGATTTTGAGTTGCCTTTGCAACAAAGTTTTCTTGAAATATCAGGCGATAAATTCCATCAGGCCGAGATTGCTTCAGGATATAACAGGGATACAAAAATATCACCGATACACGGTGCCATGATTGCGTCAGCCGTTATTAATGAAGGTCGATTGCCTGAGCCATATCTTGTTGAACAGATTTCAAATGAAAAAGGAGAGCTGATTTATCAGGCAAGTCCAAAACTTGGCGAACAGGTTATCAGCCCTGAAACGGCCAATACCCTGAAACAGCTTATGGAATCGACAGTATCCAAGGGAACAGGCAAAAAATCTTTTGCCGGTTCCGAGAATGACGTTGTGCTTAAGTCCCTTGATATGGGCGGCAAAACAGGTTCAATCGACAATCCTACCCATGAGGTTCGGTTTGACTGGTTTGTCGGATTTGCAAAAAGCGATGAAGGTAAAAAAGTTGCAGTGGCAATTGTTGTTGGGCATGAAAAATTCATAGGGACAAAAGCAAGCAGATACGCAAGAATGATTTTCAGGCGTTATTTCCAGCCAGGGAATACCTAA
- a CDS encoding HU family DNA-binding protein, producing the protein MNKLELIAALKNEANISKSEAAEVVRIFFDSMSDALAQGERVEIRGLCSFFVKEYKSYVGRNPKTGDKVVIEPKKLPFFKCGKELKERVNAEES; encoded by the coding sequence ATGAATAAACTTGAGCTTATCGCAGCTCTGAAGAATGAAGCCAATATTTCAAAGTCCGAAGCCGCTGAAGTGGTGAGGATTTTTTTTGATTCCATGTCAGATGCTCTCGCACAGGGTGAGAGGGTAGAAATAAGAGGACTCTGCAGTTTTTTTGTCAAAGAGTATAAAAGCTATGTGGGACGTAATCCCAAAACCGGAGACAAGGTTGTGATTGAGCCCAAAAAGCTTCCTTTCTTCAAATGCGGCAAAGAACTCAAAGAAAGAGTCAACGCCGAGGAATCCTGA
- a CDS encoding iron-containing alcohol dehydrogenase family protein: protein MFRNFKTVPQIVFGRGSFNQLDAILEPKREDSFMVFLVDHCFANHPFKSRVPVKKNDLMIFVDVTNEPSTKYVDELTDIARKHIPGKIPSGVIGIGGGASMDLAKAVSLMLTNSGKAHEYQGWDLIKNSAIYHVGIPTLSGTGAEVSRTTVLIGPEKKLGLNSDYTVFDQVVLDPELIKDVPTDQWFYTGMDCYIHCVESLEGTFLNAFSKAYGEKSIDLCREVYLTDDPEKDDKLMMASWFGGMSIAYSQVGVAHAMSYGLSFVLKVHHGIGNCIVFDYLDEFYPDGVKEFREMMKKHNISLPRGITSKLTDEQMETMITVSIGMAPLWENACGKDWKSIITREKLRDLYKRM from the coding sequence ATGTTTCGTAATTTCAAGACAGTTCCACAGATAGTTTTCGGCAGAGGCAGTTTTAATCAGCTTGATGCCATACTTGAACCAAAAAGAGAAGATTCTTTTATGGTGTTCCTTGTGGATCACTGCTTTGCAAATCATCCGTTCAAGTCCCGTGTACCTGTTAAAAAAAATGATCTCATGATTTTTGTTGATGTCACCAATGAACCATCAACAAAATACGTTGATGAGCTTACAGATATTGCAAGAAAGCATATTCCCGGCAAGATTCCTTCAGGGGTCATTGGGATAGGTGGAGGAGCCAGCATGGACCTTGCCAAGGCTGTTTCCCTAATGCTTACTAACTCAGGCAAAGCCCATGAATATCAGGGCTGGGATCTCATTAAGAATTCGGCAATCTATCATGTAGGAATTCCGACACTTTCAGGAACAGGCGCTGAGGTTTCAAGAACAACTGTTCTTATAGGCCCTGAAAAGAAACTTGGCCTTAATTCTGATTACACTGTCTTCGATCAGGTTGTGCTTGATCCTGAGCTTATAAAAGATGTTCCGACAGATCAGTGGTTCTATACCGGCATGGACTGCTATATCCATTGCGTAGAGTCACTTGAGGGTACTTTCCTCAATGCTTTCAGCAAGGCTTATGGCGAAAAGTCCATTGATCTTTGCCGTGAAGTATATCTGACAGATGATCCTGAAAAAGATGACAAGCTCATGATGGCTTCCTGGTTCGGCGGAATGAGCATCGCGTATTCACAGGTCGGCGTTGCCCACGCAATGTCATACGGCCTATCCTTTGTTCTTAAGGTTCATCATGGAATCGGTAACTGTATTGTATTTGATTATCTTGACGAATTCTATCCTGATGGCGTAAAGGAATTCAGGGAAATGATGAAAAAACACAACATTTCGCTTCCAAGAGGAATCACCTCAAAACTTACCGATGAACAGATGGAAACCATGATAACCGTTTCCATAGGCATGGCCCCTCTTTGGGAAAACGCCTGTGGAAAGGACTGGAAGTCCATTATTACGCGAGAAAAATTAAGAGATCTTTACAAAAGGATGTAG
- the holB gene encoding DNA polymerase III subunit delta' yields the protein MKHIPAFDAVLGQDRAIAQLKQLLASKSVPGAMLFTGPASVGKFLTAISFAMAANCCEEGSDSIIGCRVCGSCSRIKSGNHPDVIIIKPDGNYIKIGQIRELIEKISTRPKEALTRFIIIDGASTMTVEASNALLKSLEEPPQNTVFILVSSSMMSVLPTIRSRCCHIGFSPLGRKALEMILISSVGYTSEISASASLMSDGSVRTAVDAIEKGWIEKRRWLYSEVAALRNRSLPVILALAEDLAQKSDDIKASLEIIKSFFRDLVVYRYRPEVFMGHDLKSVLETALPYYQDSELVRMLEKVHESQRSLELNAVSRLVLEMLFLKIAGFHK from the coding sequence TTGAAACATATCCCAGCTTTTGACGCAGTTTTAGGGCAGGATAGGGCTATCGCGCAATTAAAGCAGCTTCTGGCCTCTAAATCAGTGCCAGGGGCCATGCTTTTTACAGGGCCTGCCAGCGTCGGTAAATTCCTAACAGCAATTTCATTTGCCATGGCTGCCAACTGTTGTGAAGAAGGCAGTGATTCAATTATTGGATGTAGAGTCTGCGGGTCGTGTTCCAGAATTAAATCAGGAAATCATCCTGATGTTATAATAATTAAGCCTGACGGGAATTATATAAAAATAGGCCAGATAAGAGAGCTTATTGAAAAAATTTCAACAAGGCCTAAAGAGGCTTTAACCAGATTCATAATCATTGATGGAGCTTCGACAATGACAGTCGAGGCTTCGAATGCGCTGCTCAAAAGCCTTGAGGAACCCCCGCAAAATACTGTTTTTATTCTTGTATCTTCATCCATGATGTCTGTGCTTCCCACAATTCGTTCCAGATGCTGTCATATAGGGTTCTCACCCCTTGGAAGAAAAGCACTTGAGATGATTCTCATTTCTTCTGTGGGATATACGTCCGAAATTTCTGCTTCTGCGTCTTTGATGTCAGACGGCAGCGTCAGGACGGCAGTTGATGCCATCGAAAAAGGATGGATTGAAAAGCGCAGATGGCTCTATTCGGAGGTGGCTGCCCTCAGAAACCGGTCTTTACCGGTGATTCTTGCGCTTGCAGAGGATTTGGCACAAAAGAGTGATGATATCAAAGCTTCGCTTGAGATTATTAAGAGCTTTTTCAGGGATCTTGTTGTTTACAGATACAGGCCTGAAGTATTTATGGGCCATGATTTGAAGTCTGTTCTTGAAACCGCCCTGCCATATTATCAGGATAGCGAACTTGTCAGAATGCTTGAAAAAGTGCATGAATCCCAGCGCAGCCTTGAATTGAACGCCGTTTCAAGACTCGTTCTTGAAATGCTTTTTCTGAAAATTGCAGGATTTCATAAATGA